Proteins encoded by one window of Rutidosis leptorrhynchoides isolate AG116_Rl617_1_P2 chromosome 7, CSIRO_AGI_Rlap_v1, whole genome shotgun sequence:
- the LOC139860013 gene encoding uncharacterized protein, with protein sequence MTDEYNALIKNSTWKLLPRPSDTNIVRSMWLYKHKYNADDDLSRNPYMAFNKPRAFGFSALQVILRGSAFTKADGHDTAYLLLYVDDIVLIVSSTGLLQTPVELGDKLTSHDPPVKDSTQYRSLSSALLELLNLVFNYKHLLPTHWLLTLTLIGQVAQLLDDLPQATIFFLCNNLLSWSSKRKLSPSRSSTEAEYRGVANAVAETY encoded by the exons ATGActgatgaatataatgctttaattaaaaatAGTACTTGGAAACTTCTGCCTCgcccatcggacacgaacatagttcgctccatgtggctatATAAGCACAAGTATAATGCAGATGATGATTTGAGCAG AAATCCTTATATGGCCTTCAACAAGCCTCGTGCGTTTGGTTTCAGCGCTTTGCAGGTTATACTAAGGGGATCAGCTTTCACCAAAGCCGAt GGACACGATACTGCATATCttctcttatatgttgatgacattgtcttGATAGTGTCTTCCACAGGTTTACTGCA GACCCCGGTTGAGCTGGGTGACAAACTTACTAGTCACGACCCTCCTGTTAAGGACTCAACTCAATATCGGAGCCTTTCCAGCGCATTACT GGAACTACTGAACTTGGTCTTCAATTATAAGCATCTTCTCCCAACACATTGGTTGCTTACTCTGACGCTGATTGGGCAGGTTGCCCAACTACTAGACGATCTACCTCAGGCTACTATTTTTTTTCTCTGTAACAACCTTCTATCATGGTCTTCTAAGCGGAAACTCTCGCCCTCTCGCTCCAGTACAGAAGCAGAGTATCGTGGGGTTGCCAATGCAGTCGCCGAGACTTACTAG